One window from the genome of Pararhizobium gei encodes:
- a CDS encoding GNAT family N-acetyltransferase, with protein sequence MARSVFRFLSRQPDPVEIIGETHVLRLPKATDYRQWYRLRSDSRAFLEPWEPTWRADEMTESAFRSRVIRNEQEFASGQAVPLFIISRADEALVGGLTIGYIRRGAAQCCMIGYWMGERHAGKGHMAKAVRLAVPYIFSSLQLHRIEAACIPENQRSIRLLEKAGFQREGYLREYLKINGQWRDHLMFSLLARDSVPTGNSSD encoded by the coding sequence ATGGCGCGATCGGTCTTTCGGTTTCTGTCACGGCAGCCGGACCCGGTCGAGATCATTGGCGAGACCCACGTCCTTCGGCTGCCGAAAGCCACCGACTACCGCCAGTGGTACCGGCTGCGCAGCGATAGCCGTGCTTTTCTTGAGCCTTGGGAGCCGACTTGGCGCGCCGACGAGATGACGGAGAGCGCCTTCAGGAGCCGCGTCATCCGAAACGAGCAGGAGTTCGCGTCCGGTCAGGCCGTGCCGCTCTTCATCATTTCCCGCGCCGATGAGGCCCTCGTCGGAGGGCTGACCATCGGCTATATCCGCCGCGGGGCCGCGCAGTGCTGCATGATCGGCTACTGGATGGGCGAGCGTCATGCAGGCAAGGGGCATATGGCGAAGGCCGTGCGGCTCGCCGTTCCCTATATCTTTTCCAGCCTTCAGTTGCACCGCATCGAGGCAGCCTGTATTCCCGAGAACCAGAGAAGCATCCGGCTCCTTGAAAAGGCCGGGTTTCAACGCGAAGGCTATCTGCGGGAATATCTGAAAATCAACGGGCAATGGCGGGATCACCTGATGTTTTCGCTGCTCGCGCGCGACAGCGTTCCAACCGGGAATTCGAGTGACTGA